Proteins from a single region of Thiomicrorhabdus sp. Kp2:
- the ycaO gene encoding 30S ribosomal protein S12 methylthiotransferase accessory factor YcaO: MSELTYIKGKDACLENSIANMQATLHKMGFEIKEASWLNPVTNVFSLHILDKRCPGLFTNGKGTSRKSTLASALGEFLERLSTNYFFSDYWLENPQNASNQAWLYYPDEKRFTEHNIKECLTPELWSFYDSTNELGFNELLSFNDSQESVGAIRLVNAHTGENVYFPMNLLSNLYASNGLSAGNTALEAQVQGLSEIFERWVKNKILRENLCLPEIPNEIVKTFPAVVEAVKALEEAGIEVSMRDASLGGLFPVINVTLFEQKTGFCFASFGAHPIFEVALERTLTESLQGRHLDNLDGFQMPVFDEFAVAEDENIENHFIDSSGLIHANFISKNYDFEFVNWDFSEDTKSQWDRLCELVKSQGTEVFVANYNHCGFETCRIVVPGMSEVYPTEELIESNQNVGRLLREALLELPISQDYIGLVELIDALGLSDHQGVASLIGLMPDPGTFWAEVKVVELKFWALLAAQEVEEAFEVVQDVVYYVNPNSQWILKYNALKFSLEMLLQDCVDKSSTELLFGKELSDQAWLFIAGNLVFDNQKLGTEIFTTSHRHQALLEIYAQAQANKLALNGW, from the coding sequence ATGAGTGAATTAACTTACATTAAAGGCAAGGATGCTTGTTTAGAGAATTCAATAGCAAATATGCAAGCCACGCTGCATAAAATGGGCTTTGAAATTAAAGAAGCCTCTTGGCTAAATCCTGTAACAAATGTGTTTTCACTCCATATCCTTGATAAACGTTGCCCAGGACTCTTTACTAATGGTAAGGGAACGAGTAGAAAGTCAACCTTAGCCAGTGCATTAGGAGAGTTTTTAGAACGTCTTTCTACTAATTACTTTTTTTCTGATTATTGGTTAGAAAATCCACAGAATGCAAGTAACCAGGCCTGGTTATATTATCCTGATGAAAAGCGCTTTACAGAACATAATATAAAAGAGTGTTTAACACCTGAATTATGGTCATTTTATGATAGTACTAATGAATTAGGATTTAATGAATTACTCAGTTTTAACGACTCTCAAGAGAGTGTAGGAGCCATTAGGCTTGTGAACGCTCATACGGGTGAAAATGTGTATTTTCCAATGAATTTGTTGAGTAATTTATATGCGAGTAATGGCCTTTCAGCGGGAAATACAGCCTTAGAAGCACAAGTTCAGGGTTTGTCTGAAATTTTTGAACGCTGGGTGAAAAATAAAATATTAAGAGAAAATCTTTGTTTACCAGAAATTCCTAATGAAATTGTAAAGACATTTCCTGCTGTTGTTGAGGCGGTTAAAGCGTTGGAAGAGGCTGGGATTGAGGTTTCAATGCGTGATGCTTCATTGGGCGGGCTTTTCCCTGTGATTAATGTGACACTTTTTGAGCAAAAAACAGGGTTTTGTTTTGCTTCTTTTGGTGCTCACCCTATCTTTGAAGTGGCCTTAGAGAGAACTTTAACAGAATCATTACAAGGTAGGCATTTAGATAATCTCGATGGATTTCAAATGCCTGTCTTTGATGAATTTGCGGTTGCTGAAGATGAAAATATAGAAAATCATTTTATTGATTCAAGTGGCTTAATCCATGCTAATTTTATTTCAAAAAATTACGATTTTGAATTTGTTAATTGGGATTTTTCAGAGGATACTAAATCTCAATGGGATCGTTTGTGTGAACTTGTTAAGTCGCAAGGAACGGAGGTTTTTGTAGCAAACTATAATCATTGCGGCTTTGAAACTTGTCGAATTGTTGTTCCTGGTATGTCAGAAGTTTATCCCACTGAAGAACTAATAGAAAGCAACCAAAATGTGGGCAGGCTGTTAAGAGAAGCGTTGCTTGAATTGCCAATTTCTCAAGATTATATTGGGTTAGTTGAATTAATTGATGCATTAGGGTTAAGCGATCATCAGGGTGTGGCTTCTTTGATAGGATTGATGCCCGATCCAGGTACTTTCTGGGCTGAGGTAAAAGTAGTTGAATTGAAGTTTTGGGCACTTTTAGCCGCTCAAGAAGTTGAGGAGGCTTTTGAAGTCGTTCAAGATGTTGTTTACTATGTTAATCCCAATAGCCAGTGGATATTGAAATACAACGCCTTAAAATTCTCATTGGAAATGTTATTGCAAGATTGTGTTGATAAGAGTTCTACCGAATTACTTTTTGGTAAGGAGCTAAGTGACCAGGCCTGGTTGTTTATTGCAGGGAACTTGGTCTTCGATAATCAAAAGCTAGGGACTGAAATATTTACAACCAGCCATAGACACCAAGCTTTATTAGAAATTTACGCCCAAGCACAGGCTAATAAATTGGCTTTAAATGGATGGTAA
- the fabZ gene encoding 3-hydroxyacyl-ACP dehydratase FabZ, translating into MEVKEIFEYLPHRYPFLLVDRVTGFESGKSLTAFKNVTFNEPQFTGHFPNNPIMPGVMIIEAMAQCTGILAFRSQAEKPDGSSMYYLAAVDNCRFRQPAIPGDRLDFEVKALGNKRGIWKFECTTKVDGKLIASADLMCAERKV; encoded by the coding sequence ATGGAAGTAAAAGAAATATTTGAATATCTACCGCATAGATACCCTTTTTTGTTAGTAGATAGAGTGACTGGTTTTGAATCAGGGAAGAGTCTTACCGCGTTTAAAAATGTAACCTTTAATGAACCGCAGTTTACAGGCCATTTTCCAAATAACCCTATTATGCCAGGTGTCATGATTATTGAAGCCATGGCGCAATGTACAGGAATCTTAGCGTTCCGATCGCAAGCTGAAAAACCAGATGGTTCTTCAATGTATTATTTAGCAGCGGTTGATAATTGTCGTTTTAGACAGCCAGCTATTCCTGGTGATAGACTTGATTTTGAAGTTAAAGCACTTGGTAATAAACGTGGTATTTGGAAGTTTGAATGTACCACTAAAGTTGATGGTAAATTAATTGCCTCTGCAGATTTAATGTGTGCTGAAAGAAAGGTTTAA
- a CDS encoding chemotaxis protein, whose protein sequence is MSTTLEQVEKTAQLSKNNQMSLMIFQVQFPKENYQPPYYGMNVFKVREVLEARAYDVSEMPDANSLIEGMIELRGVYLPVIDLPKWMGFEMTEEEREKSIIIVSDFSHNFVGLRVSYIHGVEEKNWSDIHPAGNYNVNVNTNQIVNHTYLQNSDTLCFILDIEKLLIEAMPTMAEKIFASAKDVNKVEHKFIDEIYQKTILFAEDSKSIQKYMGMVFDQLGLKYKGFDNGRLLLDYIASKDSLDDIAMVFTDLEMPVASGHTVIRELRENPRTKNMPVIVHTSMTSDNNNREVLAMGANYFIGKVDTDLIVETIIKVERDFTEWVKQ, encoded by the coding sequence ATGTCAACGACTTTAGAGCAGGTTGAAAAAACCGCCCAGTTAAGTAAAAACAATCAGATGAGCTTGATGATATTTCAGGTTCAATTTCCAAAGGAAAATTATCAACCACCTTATTATGGAATGAATGTTTTTAAGGTGCGTGAGGTGTTAGAGGCTAGAGCGTATGATGTCTCTGAGATGCCCGATGCAAATAGCTTAATTGAAGGCATGATTGAGTTACGTGGTGTTTACCTGCCCGTTATCGACTTACCTAAGTGGATGGGGTTTGAAATGACAGAAGAGGAACGAGAAAAATCGATTATTATCGTTTCTGATTTCAGTCATAACTTTGTTGGTTTGCGCGTCTCATATATTCATGGGGTAGAAGAGAAGAACTGGTCAGATATTCACCCTGCGGGTAACTACAATGTGAACGTCAATACTAATCAAATAGTTAATCATACCTATTTACAGAACAGTGATACCTTATGCTTTATTCTGGATATCGAAAAGTTACTGATTGAAGCGATGCCAACCATGGCTGAGAAAATTTTTGCATCAGCAAAAGATGTTAATAAAGTTGAACACAAGTTCATTGATGAGATTTATCAAAAAACCATTTTATTTGCTGAGGATAGCAAATCCATTCAAAAATATATGGGAATGGTTTTTGATCAGTTAGGTTTAAAGTATAAGGGGTTTGATAACGGTCGTTTACTACTTGACTATATTGCCAGCAAAGACTCTCTTGATGATATTGCTATGGTTTTTACCGATTTAGAAATGCCTGTTGCTTCTGGTCATACTGTTATTCGTGAATTAAGAGAAAACCCAAGAACCAAAAATATGCCCGTTATTGTTCATACCTCTATGACAAGTGATAATAATAACCGTGAAGTCTTAGCGATGGGGGCCAATTATTTTATTGGTAAGGTTGATACCGATTTAATTGTAGAGACAATTATTAAAGTAGAGCGTGATTTTACTGAATGGGTAAAACAATAA
- the tsaB gene encoding tRNA (adenosine(37)-N6)-threonylcarbamoyltransferase complex dimerization subunit type 1 TsaB, with amino-acid sequence MSRIQLPSVLAVETSTQACSVALIYLNKEYVRHELLPQKHAHRVLEMIDEVMQEAGIDHQEIDLLAYGEGPGAFTGVRIASGVIQGLALGWDKPVLPVSSLLAMAENVFSNYSDTKDIKWCSLLDARMSEVYLLQGDFTAKTKTINAIKPILISPKEVVNYLPQKEPCIGVGDIEGEYPEISNLFNLWYSKLPEAISIARMAQNRFVEGKTLLQEIPNPIYLRNHIADTIEERKMKAQLKQS; translated from the coding sequence ATGTCCAGAATACAATTACCTTCGGTTCTAGCCGTCGAAACCTCTACACAAGCCTGCTCAGTAGCTCTCATTTATCTTAATAAAGAATATGTGCGTCACGAGTTATTGCCTCAAAAGCATGCTCATAGGGTGCTTGAAATGATTGATGAAGTGATGCAAGAGGCGGGGATTGATCATCAAGAAATTGACTTATTGGCTTATGGTGAAGGGCCAGGTGCTTTTACAGGGGTGCGTATAGCCTCTGGAGTAATTCAAGGTCTTGCTTTAGGTTGGGATAAGCCTGTTTTACCTGTTTCATCTTTGTTAGCAATGGCAGAAAATGTTTTCTCAAATTACTCTGATACAAAGGATATCAAATGGTGTTCATTATTGGATGCACGAATGAGTGAGGTCTACCTCTTACAAGGTGACTTTACCGCTAAAACCAAGACAATCAATGCAATAAAACCGATTTTAATATCACCTAAAGAGGTCGTGAATTATTTACCTCAAAAAGAGCCTTGTATTGGTGTAGGGGATATAGAGGGGGAATATCCAGAAATATCAAATCTATTTAACCTATGGTATTCCAAACTTCCTGAAGCGATTTCTATCGCCAGAATGGCACAAAATAGGTTTGTTGAAGGCAAAACATTGTTACAAGAAATTCCTAACCCTATCTATTTAAGAAATCATATTGCAGATACAATTGAAGAGCGCAAAATGAAGGCACAATTAAAGCAATCCTAA
- a CDS encoding YdiY family protein has product MRNTTIKSLFTLGIIALSINPQAHADDKNGLSGSGELGFSDSTGNTVNTSFYGALKLKYTQERYTLKSLIEANYKSENGTQTEERYLIDLQGNRYYSADKSYYSFVGGRFEKNEFSDIELDSTFSLGLGKTLYKTEATLLNGELGLGYQNTDYVTDGVKSDSQTVGIAKLDFSHKINEQVKFTQDFAITSGENNTKLESNTGFKVKVAEKMNLKATYKYRHNDNPATGTKKTDTQTILTLIYDF; this is encoded by the coding sequence ATGAGAAACACAACAATAAAATCACTATTTACCTTAGGCATCATCGCATTATCCATAAACCCCCAAGCCCATGCTGATGATAAAAATGGGCTTTCAGGCTCTGGAGAACTTGGTTTCAGCGACAGCACAGGCAATACCGTCAACACCTCTTTTTATGGTGCTTTAAAACTTAAATACACGCAAGAAAGATACACTTTAAAATCGTTAATTGAAGCAAATTACAAGTCTGAAAACGGTACACAAACTGAAGAACGTTACCTTATAGACTTGCAAGGAAATCGTTACTATTCAGCGGACAAAAGTTACTACAGTTTTGTTGGTGGTCGTTTTGAAAAGAATGAATTTTCTGACATTGAATTAGACAGTACATTTTCATTAGGTCTAGGTAAAACACTGTATAAAACAGAAGCCACCCTACTTAATGGTGAATTAGGTTTAGGTTATCAGAACACTGATTACGTAACAGATGGTGTTAAATCAGATTCTCAAACGGTTGGAATTGCCAAACTGGATTTTAGCCATAAGATTAATGAGCAGGTTAAATTTACTCAAGATTTCGCCATTACTTCTGGAGAAAACAATACTAAATTAGAGAGTAATACGGGCTTCAAAGTTAAAGTCGCCGAAAAGATGAACTTAAAAGCAACCTATAAATACCGTCATAACGACAACCCTGCCACAGGCACGAAAAAAACGGATACTCAAACCATATTAACGTTAATTTATGATTTTTAA
- the rnhB gene encoding ribonuclease HII: MDEELPEFFSLTGTTVGVDEVGRGPLIGDVVASAVILPKGCLLPLRDSKKLSESKRNTLAEQIKQEAVAYAIAFASPEEVDQLNILHATMLAMQRAVQEIADQGHEINLVYVDGNRCPQISHACQSVVKGDDKVMEISAASILAKVYRDQQMHELHTQYPQYGFNEHKGYPTAKHLLALKQFGMIPGYRKTFKPVKALLDVNAI; this comes from the coding sequence ATGGATGAAGAGCTGCCAGAGTTTTTTTCATTGACTGGAACAACGGTTGGTGTTGATGAGGTTGGAAGAGGGCCTTTAATCGGAGATGTGGTGGCCAGTGCTGTTATTTTGCCCAAAGGGTGTTTACTTCCTTTAAGAGATTCAAAAAAGCTGTCAGAATCTAAGAGGAACACACTTGCTGAGCAGATTAAACAGGAAGCGGTTGCTTATGCGATTGCATTTGCCAGTCCAGAAGAGGTTGATCAGTTAAATATTCTTCATGCGACAATGCTTGCAATGCAACGTGCCGTGCAAGAAATTGCAGATCAAGGCCATGAAATTAATTTGGTTTATGTCGATGGCAATCGTTGCCCCCAAATTTCTCATGCTTGTCAATCTGTCGTAAAAGGGGATGACAAAGTAATGGAGATTAGTGCCGCTTCTATATTAGCCAAAGTGTACCGTGACCAACAGATGCATGAATTGCACACTCAATATCCTCAATATGGTTTTAATGAGCATAAAGGTTACCCTACAGCAAAACATTTATTGGCTTTAAAGCAGTTTGGCATGATTCCTGGTTATAGAAAGACGTTTAAACCAGTAAAAGCATTATTAGATGTAAATGCGATTTAA
- the ykgO gene encoding type B 50S ribosomal protein L36, with amino-acid sequence MKILSSLKSAKTRHKDCQVVKRRGKVYVICKTNPKFKARQR; translated from the coding sequence ATGAAAATTTTATCTTCTTTGAAATCAGCTAAAACACGTCATAAAGACTGTCAAGTTGTAAAACGTCGTGGCAAAGTTTACGTTATTTGTAAAACTAACCCTAAATTCAAAGCGCGTCAGCGTTAA
- the lpxA gene encoding acyl-ACP--UDP-N-acetylglucosamine O-acyltransferase encodes MIHSTAIIDPNANIAPGVKIGAFCVIEGNVTIGSGSVLDSHVVIEGNVTIGENNHFFSFVSIASPQDKKYAGEPTTVIIGNNNTFRENVTINRGTVQDIGKTVIGDNNWVMAGVHIAHDCIIGNHCIFANAAALAGHVVVHDWAILGGYTLVHQFCQIGEHSFCGMGSVINQDVPNFVVVSGNLAGPRGINLEGLKRRGFDKNQLTLVKKAYRVLYRTGNRLEQALHELDLLNDEHGTLDALINFLKNSDRGIVR; translated from the coding sequence TTGATTCACTCTACAGCAATCATCGATCCTAATGCCAATATTGCACCTGGTGTAAAGATTGGGGCTTTCTGTGTCATTGAAGGCAATGTCACTATTGGTTCAGGTTCCGTTTTAGACTCTCATGTAGTGATAGAAGGTAATGTCACTATCGGTGAGAACAACCATTTCTTCTCATTTGTATCAATAGCTTCACCACAAGATAAAAAATATGCGGGTGAGCCAACCACTGTCATTATTGGTAACAATAATACTTTTAGAGAAAATGTCACGATTAACCGCGGTACCGTGCAAGACATTGGAAAGACGGTAATTGGTGACAATAACTGGGTGATGGCTGGCGTTCATATTGCCCACGATTGTATTATTGGAAACCACTGTATCTTTGCCAATGCAGCGGCTTTAGCAGGGCATGTTGTGGTGCATGATTGGGCTATTTTAGGTGGCTATACGTTAGTGCACCAGTTCTGTCAAATCGGAGAACACAGCTTCTGTGGTATGGGGAGTGTTATTAATCAGGATGTACCCAACTTTGTTGTTGTTTCGGGGAATTTAGCAGGGCCTAGAGGTATTAATCTTGAAGGTCTAAAACGTCGTGGCTTTGATAAAAATCAACTTACATTAGTTAAGAAAGCTTACCGTGTTTTATACCGAACAGGTAATCGATTGGAGCAAGCCTTGCATGAGCTTGACTTGCTAAATGATGAACATGGAACGCTTGACGCTTTAATTAATTTCCTAAAAAATTCAGATCGTGGCATTGTCAGATAG
- a CDS encoding universal stress protein gives MKNNSYKRILVAVDFSENSEIAINKALQIARLSDAELHLVHFVEVPIYPVLEDIAVMGIPGLWDESITKDMLEASSKKLSQLATKFKISQFESMAGIAENDIVDYAERKKCDLVVMGAHGLSGIKRLIGSTTNAVINHANCDVLAVRIHSEK, from the coding sequence ATGAAAAATAATAGTTATAAACGGATTTTAGTGGCTGTAGATTTTTCTGAAAACAGTGAAATAGCCATTAATAAAGCGCTACAAATAGCCAGATTAAGTGATGCAGAATTGCATTTAGTTCATTTTGTAGAAGTTCCAATTTATCCAGTGCTTGAAGACATTGCTGTGATGGGAATTCCTGGGTTGTGGGATGAAAGTATCACAAAAGATATGTTAGAAGCTTCTTCCAAGAAACTAAGTCAATTGGCTACAAAATTTAAAATTAGCCAATTTGAGAGTATGGCAGGTATTGCTGAAAATGATATTGTGGATTATGCAGAACGAAAAAAGTGCGATTTGGTTGTGATGGGGGCTCATGGTCTTTCTGGAATTAAACGTTTGATTGGTTCAACGACCAATGCCGTTATTAATCATGCAAATTGTGATGTATTGGCTGTACGAATTCATTCAGAAAAGTAA
- a CDS encoding ATP-dependent DNA helicase: MDKLIKKQSKPVKLTIEEVLGDDGTLSKLVDGYAARQAQIDMAHQVNELIEEEDTLLAEAGTGTGKTFAYLVPALLSGKKIIVSTATKTLQEQLVRKDLPILFKACNVPGKARLLKGRDNYVCPQRLELTETVEQHSRQDWKKLSEIRSWVDNKTLTGDKAELESVTESDPIWRKVCARMEFCQATECHQDSGCFYPVVKQKATEAQVLVVNHHLFCADLSLREQGFGELLPDADVYIFDEAHQLPDIAAQFLGFSISRGQLEELARDIKQAQKLEAPENKKIYDYAALLEEQIKLINDALGKWEKRWTWNQLNDEKVFQVAIKRFMDSLKITIDELKQVVERGKQLTAVHKRSQDLLAQTKDWLTSQSENKIRWIESSQARFKFNMTPLSVAAPFSRQRESIGGAWLFTSATLSVANNFDYFAKRLGLSDAKTSCWSSPFDYQKQGLVYHPIGLPEPRSSEYTKVLLRAAWPLLKASRGCAFMLFTSHKAMQEAKAILESHWDGKLLVQGDLPKLTLLQRFKESENAILLGTSSFWEGVDVKGDALKLVIIDRIPFAPPDDPIVQAREAFLKEKGLNVFVNFQLPEAVIAMKQGSGRLIRDIEDSGVLMLCDPRLSSKGYGTTIRNSLPDFPWVYDAESAIKKLS, translated from the coding sequence ATGGATAAGTTGATTAAGAAACAAAGTAAGCCTGTAAAGCTGACGATTGAAGAAGTTTTGGGTGACGATGGAACGCTTTCAAAATTAGTTGATGGCTATGCAGCGCGACAAGCGCAAATTGATATGGCTCATCAAGTTAATGAACTTATTGAAGAGGAAGATACCTTATTAGCTGAAGCAGGGACTGGAACAGGTAAAACCTTTGCTTATCTTGTTCCTGCACTGTTATCAGGAAAAAAAATTATTGTTTCAACAGCCACTAAAACACTACAAGAGCAGCTTGTTCGTAAAGATTTGCCCATACTCTTTAAAGCCTGCAATGTTCCTGGCAAAGCCAGGTTATTAAAGGGGCGGGATAATTATGTTTGTCCTCAACGATTAGAGTTGACTGAGACAGTGGAGCAGCACAGTCGTCAGGATTGGAAAAAGCTTTCTGAAATCAGAAGTTGGGTTGACAACAAAACCCTGACGGGAGACAAGGCGGAGCTTGAGTCAGTAACTGAAAGTGATCCTATTTGGCGAAAGGTTTGCGCTAGAATGGAATTTTGTCAAGCTACAGAATGCCATCAAGACTCAGGTTGTTTTTATCCTGTCGTGAAACAAAAAGCAACTGAAGCGCAGGTGTTGGTGGTAAATCATCATCTGTTTTGTGCTGACTTATCGCTTAGAGAGCAAGGCTTTGGTGAGTTATTGCCAGATGCCGATGTGTATATTTTCGATGAGGCTCATCAGCTACCTGATATTGCGGCTCAGTTTTTGGGGTTTTCAATTTCACGGGGTCAGCTTGAAGAGCTAGCAAGAGATATTAAACAAGCGCAAAAGCTAGAAGCACCTGAAAATAAAAAAATTTACGATTATGCGGCTCTCTTAGAAGAACAAATAAAACTCATTAATGATGCCCTGGGAAAATGGGAAAAACGTTGGACTTGGAATCAGTTAAATGATGAGAAGGTTTTTCAAGTCGCCATAAAACGCTTTATGGACTCCTTGAAAATTACCATTGATGAGTTAAAACAAGTTGTTGAACGTGGTAAGCAGCTGACGGCGGTTCATAAAAGAAGCCAAGATTTGTTAGCACAAACTAAAGATTGGTTAACGAGTCAGTCAGAGAATAAGATTCGCTGGATAGAGTCCTCTCAGGCTCGTTTTAAATTTAACATGACCCCTTTAAGTGTCGCAGCACCATTTTCTCGTCAAAGAGAGAGTATTGGTGGCGCTTGGTTGTTTACCTCCGCGACTTTGAGTGTGGCAAATAATTTTGACTATTTTGCTAAGCGTTTAGGGTTAAGTGATGCTAAAACAAGCTGTTGGTCAAGTCCATTTGATTATCAAAAACAGGGTTTGGTATATCATCCTATTGGTTTACCAGAACCAAGAAGTTCAGAGTACACCAAGGTGCTTTTGCGAGCCGCTTGGCCGCTATTAAAAGCAAGTCGTGGCTGTGCCTTTATGCTGTTTACCAGTCATAAGGCAATGCAAGAGGCAAAAGCGATTTTAGAGAGTCATTGGGATGGCAAGTTATTAGTGCAGGGGGATTTACCTAAATTAACGCTTTTGCAACGTTTTAAAGAGTCGGAAAACGCGATCTTGCTAGGTACAAGTAGTTTTTGGGAAGGTGTGGATGTCAAAGGGGATGCGCTAAAATTAGTCATTATAGATCGTATTCCATTTGCACCTCCAGATGACCCGATTGTACAAGCGAGAGAGGCTTTTTTGAAAGAGAAAGGATTAAACGTCTTTGTTAACTTTCAACTTCCTGAGGCGGTTATCGCGATGAAGCAAGGCTCTGGTCGTTTAATTAGAGATATTGAAGATTCTGGTGTGTTAATGCTGTGTGATCCACGGTTATCATCAAAAGGTTATGGAACGACTATACGCAATAGCTTACCTGACTTTCCTTGGGTTTATGATGCTGAATCAGCTATAAAAAAACTCTCTTAA
- the lpxB gene encoding lipid-A-disaccharide synthase produces the protein MALSDSQTPKVFAMVAGEASGDTLGADLIASLKKRYPNSQFVGIGGPKMLAQGFESWFPMEELSVMGFFEVIKHLPELLRIRKKLISRLLVLKPDVFIGIDAPDFNFKVEATLKQNQIKAIHYVGPSVWAWREKRLLKIKKSVDGVLVLFPFEPDYYHRYNIPVKFVGHPLANQFPDIPNVLDAKTRLGYLPDDLITAILPGSRMSEVSKMADIYIQSATKLAEIYPTMHFVIPCVHERAKHRIQQAIEVFGQGLKVKLLLGKSREILEACDQALVTSGTATLECALMRKPLVLAIVVHPISYWIMKRLATTQWIGLPNILANKSLVTELIQENATPEKIALNMARLIMDQQLRNEQVSAFELQYHQLKQNASELAADAIEEWMQA, from the coding sequence GTGGCATTGTCAGATAGTCAAACTCCTAAAGTCTTTGCTATGGTAGCAGGAGAGGCATCAGGTGATACGCTTGGTGCTGATTTAATCGCAAGCTTGAAAAAACGCTACCCAAATTCGCAGTTTGTAGGAATCGGTGGGCCAAAAATGTTGGCTCAAGGGTTTGAGAGTTGGTTTCCCATGGAAGAGCTTTCTGTTATGGGGTTTTTCGAAGTCATCAAACACTTACCTGAGCTTTTGAGAATTCGTAAAAAACTCATTAGCCGTTTATTGGTCTTAAAACCTGATGTTTTTATCGGTATAGACGCACCAGACTTTAACTTTAAAGTTGAAGCAACTCTTAAACAGAATCAAATCAAAGCCATTCATTATGTGGGTCCGTCCGTTTGGGCTTGGCGTGAAAAGCGTCTATTAAAAATCAAAAAATCCGTTGATGGTGTTTTGGTCTTATTTCCCTTTGAACCAGATTATTATCACCGCTATAACATACCCGTAAAGTTTGTTGGGCATCCATTAGCGAATCAATTTCCAGACATTCCAAACGTGTTAGATGCTAAAACTCGCTTAGGCTACCTGCCTGATGATTTAATTACCGCTATTTTGCCTGGTTCTCGTATGAGTGAAGTGAGTAAAATGGCTGATATTTATATTCAGTCAGCTACAAAATTAGCTGAAATTTATCCAACTATGCACTTTGTGATACCTTGTGTTCATGAGAGGGCGAAACATAGAATACAACAAGCGATTGAGGTTTTTGGCCAAGGTCTAAAGGTTAAATTGTTGTTGGGTAAATCTCGAGAGATTCTTGAAGCTTGTGATCAAGCTTTAGTTACATCGGGTACAGCAACACTCGAGTGTGCATTAATGCGCAAGCCTCTGGTGTTAGCCATTGTTGTACATCCTATTTCTTACTGGATAATGAAGCGACTTGCGACTACTCAATGGATCGGTTTACCGAATATATTGGCCAATAAATCTTTAGTAACCGAGTTGATTCAAGAAAATGCGACGCCTGAAAAAATAGCATTAAATATGGCGCGTTTAATTATGGATCAACAACTACGTAATGAACAAGTTTCAGCTTTTGAATTACAGTATCACCAATTAAAGCAAAATGCTTCTGAATTAGCCGCAGATGCAATTGAAGAGTGGATGCAAGCTTAA